The DNA window aataataaaataataataaataaaaaaagccccACTGCGTCAGATTCTGACCACATAACAAACCTTTTGCAGCTTTTCTGAATCCTCTTTTCGATCCTCCCTTCAGACAGACCGCCAGTCTGTGAAAACAGCTTTTCCTCTGAGCAGAGCAGGAGCTCCAGTCAGGTCCGGGTCTCCTCAAACCTGCCGCGGACTAAAGACGCgtccacagagacagactgtgAGTTTTTCCACGGTAAGACTTCACATCTTccgcagacacacagagcagaggacgCCTCAGCTGTGATGGACGCGCTGTCACCTAGAGACCGCGAGGTCCTTTCATCAAACAGTTCTGTGAGCGAAAACGATGAGGAGCTGAATGAAAAACGGctcaaaaccaacaaaagaaaacaaagtcaggGGGAGGACTGTTGCAGAATGTGCGGGAGGTTTTCCCCCCAAATCGAAActgggaaaaaagtgaaaaaacaggacaaaactAGCAAAAACCAAACTGCAGGACAGAGCTGTTGCAGAGTTTGTGGGAAGTTTTTCCGATACAAACGCTCTTTTCTGAAACACGTCATTTCGCACGAGCAGAGCTCGGATCTGTGCGGCGCCTGCGGGAAAAAACTGGACTCGGACGAGAACTTGAAGGCGCATTTAGAAACGCACAACGAGGAAAACAGCTGCAGGGATCAAACGGAGGAGAGACCGTCGGAGAGCTCTGATGCTGAGAGTAAAGCGGGCGACTCTGATGAGGAGTGGAAGGACAGCGAGGGGAGCGACAGTGAGGACAGCGAGAAAgtccaaaagtccaaaacaaaagtatcaaacaaaactaaaaacaaggAGTTATCGCATCTGAAGTACAGCTGTAAAATCTGCGGCAAATCCTTCTGCTACAGAGCCTCGTTTTTGAAGCATGTGCTAGAAGACGAGAGGGATACGGACGTTTGTGGCGTTTGCGGGAAACGTTTCGAGTCCGAGGACGATTTGAGGCTTCACTTGCAAACTTACATCCGCACGAACGACTGCGAAGTTTGCGGCAAACACTTCGACGCCCACAAACAGCTGGAGATGCACATGAggactcacacaggagagaaaccgtaCATCTGCACCGTTTGCGGCAAGGCGTTCGCCCAAAACGGAAACCTCATGGGACACATGAGAGGACACACGGGAGAGAGGCCG is part of the Plectropomus leopardus isolate mb unplaced genomic scaffold, YSFRI_Pleo_2.0 unplaced_scaffold27404, whole genome shotgun sequence genome and encodes:
- the LOC121937764 gene encoding zinc finger protein 260-like, with the protein product RPPVCENSFSSEQSRSSSQVRVSSNLPRTKDASTETDCEFFHGKTSHLPQTHRAEDASAVMDALSPRDREVLSSNSSVSENDEELNEKRLKTNKRKQSQGEDCCRMCGRFSPQIETGKKVKKQDKTSKNQTAGQSCCRVCGKFFRYKRSFLKHVISHEQSSDLCGACGKKLDSDENLKAHLETHNEENSCRDQTEERPSESSDAESKAGDSDEEWKDSEGSDSEDSEKVQKSKTKVSNKTKNKELSHLKYSCKICGKSFCYRASFLKHVLEDERDTDVCGVCGKRFESEDDLRLHLQTYIRTNDCEVCGKHFDAHKQLEMHMRTHTGEKPYICTVCGKAFAQNGNLMGHMRGHTGERPYVCSVCGQSFGFKEYMTAHMRIHTGEKPFLCSVCGKGFRQRGTLKTHMMIHTGESTHRCGVCDKKFYKSGALKIHMRSHTGEKPYLCNVCGKSFSASGSLTKHMGVHEGERTHVCSVCGKGFLRKEDLKRHAQTHEDESTQLMSL